In a genomic window of Armatimonadota bacterium:
- a CDS encoding acetoin utilization protein AcuC — translation MKRATLIHSPKLSGYSIGAGHPLRPERLELTFDLLQAYGVVPSPPDINWDEPSLPDKRDLLTVHSNEYIEVVRALGEGKRVDLPRRYGLDTPDNPLFPGMYEASALCVGGSLLAADLVLDGKSAVAFNIGGGLHHAHRNRAAGFCVFNDPAIAIAHVLERTDGDARVAYLDIDAHHGDGVQEAFYDSNRVLTISLHETGRYLFPHTGEVEEMGAQEGVGCSVNVPLAPYTDDETYTWAVREIVPPLVAAFAPDFVVSQLGADSHYRDPLTHLALTTRGFTEVVAMIRDLPGKWIAVGGGGYDLQVVPRAWSLAFGVMAGVELPDEIPAALAARYPDSDGRLHDTDVPQFEDDLRAEVRAMAEDSVAQVKRLIFPRHGL, via the coding sequence ATGAAACGTGCGACCCTGATTCACAGCCCCAAGCTCTCCGGTTACAGCATAGGCGCCGGCCACCCCCTGCGCCCCGAGCGCCTCGAGCTGACCTTCGATTTGCTTCAGGCATACGGAGTCGTGCCCTCTCCCCCCGACATCAATTGGGACGAGCCGAGCCTGCCCGACAAGCGCGACCTGCTGACGGTACACTCGAACGAATACATCGAGGTCGTCCGCGCGCTGGGGGAAGGGAAGCGCGTTGATCTGCCGCGGCGTTACGGTCTCGACACCCCGGACAACCCGCTCTTCCCCGGGATGTACGAAGCCTCGGCGCTGTGCGTCGGCGGCTCGCTGCTGGCCGCAGACCTCGTGCTCGACGGCAAGAGCGCGGTGGCGTTCAATATCGGCGGGGGGCTGCATCACGCCCATCGCAACCGCGCCGCGGGATTCTGCGTGTTCAACGATCCCGCCATCGCCATCGCTCATGTCCTCGAGCGCACCGACGGCGACGCCAGAGTCGCCTACCTTGACATAGACGCCCACCACGGCGACGGCGTGCAGGAGGCGTTCTACGACTCCAACCGCGTGCTGACCATCTCGCTGCACGAGACGGGGCGCTACCTGTTCCCGCATACGGGAGAGGTGGAGGAGATGGGAGCGCAGGAGGGTGTGGGCTGCTCGGTCAATGTGCCGCTGGCGCCGTACACCGACGACGAGACCTACACCTGGGCCGTCCGCGAAATCGTGCCGCCGCTGGTGGCCGCCTTCGCCCCCGACTTCGTGGTGAGCCAGCTCGGCGCGGATTCGCACTATCGCGACCCGCTGACGCATCTCGCGCTCACCACCCGCGGCTTCACCGAAGTGGTGGCGATGATCCGCGACCTGCCGGGCAAATGGATCGCGGTTGGCGGCGGCGGATATGACCTGCAGGTGGTGCCGCGCGCGTGGAGCCTGGCGTTCGGGGTCATGGCCGGCGTGGAGTTGCCTGATGAGATCCCGGCTGCGCTGGCCGCGCGCTATCCCGACAGCGACGGCCGCCTGCACGACACCGACGTTCCGCAGTTCGAGGACGACCTTCGCGCCGAGGTCAGAGCCATGGCCGAGGACTCGGTGGCCCAGGTCAAGCGCCTTATCTTCCCCCGGCATGGGCTTTAG
- a CDS encoding BON domain-containing protein, with amino-acid sequence MTEAGHVEHEVRKALDEDETTAGLDLSVKYVNGVVFLDGAVATAELRAAAAGVAGKVESVAFVRNRLQIKPDHHTTRELFREGEGR; translated from the coding sequence ATGACCGAGGCCGGACATGTCGAACACGAAGTCCGCAAGGCGCTGGACGAGGACGAGACCACTGCCGGGCTCGATCTGTCCGTGAAGTATGTCAACGGCGTCGTTTTCCTCGACGGCGCTGTAGCCACCGCCGAGCTGCGCGCGGCTGCGGCGGGCGTAGCGGGCAAGGTGGAAAGCGTGGCCTTCGTCCGCAATCGCCTGCAGATCAAGCCCGACCATCACACCACCCGCGAGCTCTTCCGCGAGGGCGAGGGAAGATAG
- a CDS encoding CBS domain-containing protein yields the protein MEARELMTKDVVTVAPDTPVSEIAKLLSAHHIGGAPVVDAEGKLQGIVSEADLVVRAARPHFPRYIPFLEGIIFLENPAHYEREVRKMLAATAADIMTEKVITASPSASLEQLATLMTERNINRVVITDGERVVGIVTRGDIVRNLAAAG from the coding sequence ATGGAAGCACGCGAGCTGATGACCAAGGACGTCGTCACCGTTGCCCCGGACACGCCGGTGTCGGAGATCGCCAAGCTGCTGTCGGCGCACCACATCGGGGGCGCGCCGGTGGTTGACGCCGAGGGAAAGCTGCAAGGCATCGTCAGCGAGGCGGACCTGGTGGTGCGGGCGGCGCGGCCGCATTTTCCGCGTTACATCCCATTCCTCGAGGGGATAATATTCCTGGAGAACCCGGCGCACTACGAGCGGGAAGTGCGCAAGATGCTGGCGGCGACCGCGGCCGACATCATGACCGAGAAAGTGATCACGGCGTCGCCCAGCGCGTCGCTGGAGCAATTGGCGACGCTGATGACCGAGCGCAACATCAACCGCGTGGTGATAACCGATGGCGAGCGTGTCGTCGGCATCGTCACCCGCGGGGACATCGTTCGTAACCTCGCGGCGGCCGGGTAG